In a single window of the Pontibacter russatus genome:
- the fmt gene encoding methionyl-tRNA formyltransferase: protein MARDLRIVFMGTPDFAVPTLQTLVEHGYNVVAVITAPDKPAGRGQKLHQSPVKEYAVAQNIPVLQPTNLKSEAFLEELRSFQANLQVIVAFRMLPEVVWDMPELGSFNIHGSLLPQYRGAAPINWAIINGEKETGVTSFFLKHAIDTGDLIFQERVPILEDDDFGAVYEKLKYEGAKLALRTVQAIARDEVKSQPQITTAETKHAPKLYKETCEINWNQPAPQVRNFIRGLSPYPAAWTRLNGKTFKIFKTEVLENITYSSAPGQIHTDNKTYLHVQTATGAIAVLDLQMEGKKRMPVQDLLRGYSFNG, encoded by the coding sequence ATGGCAAGAGACTTACGCATTGTGTTTATGGGCACGCCCGATTTTGCCGTGCCCACGCTGCAAACGCTCGTGGAGCATGGGTATAATGTGGTGGCGGTCATTACGGCGCCGGACAAACCGGCCGGGCGCGGACAGAAGCTGCACCAGTCGCCGGTGAAGGAATATGCCGTGGCGCAAAATATCCCGGTGCTGCAGCCCACCAACCTGAAGTCGGAGGCCTTTCTGGAAGAACTGCGGAGCTTCCAGGCCAACCTGCAGGTCATCGTGGCGTTCCGGATGCTGCCGGAGGTGGTGTGGGATATGCCGGAGCTCGGCTCCTTCAACATCCACGGGTCGCTGCTGCCGCAGTACCGCGGGGCAGCCCCCATCAACTGGGCCATCATCAACGGGGAGAAAGAGACCGGCGTGACTTCTTTTTTCCTGAAGCACGCCATCGACACCGGCGATTTGATTTTCCAGGAGCGGGTGCCGATTCTGGAGGACGACGACTTTGGCGCTGTATATGAGAAGCTGAAATACGAGGGTGCAAAGCTGGCGCTGCGCACCGTGCAGGCCATCGCGCGCGACGAGGTTAAGTCACAGCCACAAATCACCACAGCAGAAACAAAACACGCCCCGAAGCTATATAAGGAAACCTGCGAGATTAACTGGAACCAGCCCGCCCCGCAGGTGCGCAACTTTATCCGGGGGCTCAGCCCCTACCCCGCCGCCTGGACACGCCTCAACGGCAAGACCTTTAAGATTTTTAAGACGGAGGTGCTGGAGAATATCACGTACAGCTCAGCGCCAGGTCAGATCCACACCGACAACAAAACGTACCTGCACGTGCAAACAGCCACAGGTGCCATCGCTGTCCTCGACCTGCAGATGGAGGGCAAGAAGCGCATGCCGGTGCAGGATCTGCTGCGAGGGTATAGCTTTAATGGCTGA
- the porU2 gene encoding putative type IX secretion system sortase PorU2 has product MKRFLPALLLFLSGFVANTAQAQEVYGNEWIDYSKTYYKINVINTGLHRLSYGFLDSLELEGVNPQHLQLFRRGKEVAIYIAGEADGRLDTQDYVEFYGQRNDGALDSELYKNPAHQVHQFYSLYTDTAAYFLTVNPSGGKRMRESNPSVDGRTPEPYHLQKAFHINTDRFNYGKAYDLQNGLTRMPWLDEGEGYFSHNSVNPKTYEIANIRNLYTSGPRPYIEYATVGANHEQHKLNVKVIGPAGTRNLNYFEYKPYGFARDKQIINFNDITAAGKLVLQVAPVPNPSNKNSISFSYGILTYPQQPVFSGSSMFLYSDSTRSANPFYALSNTPTTAVAYDVTDPYNTVRIQGQPVGPSRGFVLEGIGGNTHKILVADAARPFKPRRAKNYLVSFRQISPDDHNYIILTNKRLMKVASGGSRPAPAEYAAYRASEAGGGYDTLLLDVEEVFNLFHYGDYSSNAIRRMTRYMATSARPVQLFIIGKGVKYADQDYYYTHYLGKFSYYQVGARHPRAAELDLVPTGIVPSSDLVFSADFRNGSYVPAVPTGRLAVTTPEAIIAYLNKVKEYDTAKEGEPWRKNILQLGGGKTTAEINQIAGYLRGYAAIAEGPLLGANVKERYRQNVSEVVEAVNVSEELNNGLSLLTFFGHSSPGTTDLDIGYVSSAVNNYNNKGKYPLILMNGCNVGNSFIPNSVSFGEDWLLTPDKGAVSLIAHVDAGYPTYLNLYTNYFYKVAFQDPEFWGANLGAVLQETIRRVTQATASDLATAMVLEIALQGDPALRPYNPSKPDYVIKESGFEVTGTGGGVVTASADTFNISFEVDNLGKAIPEPIYVTVRRTLADNSVLEQDSLLIDPIIKGRTVTLQLPNAGVEALGMNSFEIMLDGPDAVEELSEENNTATFQYFFPISGVTTVYPANYSIIGSDNVKLAVQATVLSENQNFYFELDTTTAFNSPFRRSQNVANAEVPVWEVTLPNAAEDSTVYYWRARFTNYEAGQDTVWATSSFRHIVGAKGGWSQSHYGQFHDVHAVGFDSLKEDSRTWRFTPIRKFINIKTAGGDIRYVYSPYGLYVNGNSELNGACGNPAGSSVGRFYFIVFSNVNLEPVTSLPGQTFCSTRIENPYLFDTGDLTKAANVAKMKAFLDAVPEGYYVAGISINKIPFSDYPAEFKAAFGSIGSSLIDKLTTGAPFAIVGQKGAAVGTAQEMSATAGSATPVTSQEISLDATLQSARAAGTITSAAIGPALQWGTLYHNIESYKGGDDKYTLSVVGVDTAGKETVLVEDVAQKTLDLATIDATLYPNLKLSALLSDSTARTAPQLKEWFIYYEGVPEGVVRPDLVEVSSELLTSQAGGGSIKVPMAFQNISQTAFRDSLTVEITLTGDGLQPATSRFKIKPVEANETVTFNHTLSTQALDGNYKLSMFVNPRLQPELHYFNNIYEVAFSVKSKLHPIMDVAFDGVHILDGDLVSPSPVISVTVKDENSHLYLQDPSAMSLILITPEGQEQEVSLLNNPQEISYMAATEENDFKLEYKPAKLMDGKYMLEVRARDAAGVASGISPYRISFEVVSEASVTNFYPFPNPFSTKTNFIFTLTGSTIPEHMKIQILTVTGKVVREIMKEELGPLRIGNNKTEYAWDGTDAYGDKLANGVYLYRVVMSRIDEEMKHRNTFGDGAFKNGYGKLYILR; this is encoded by the coding sequence ATGAAGCGATTTTTACCGGCACTCTTGCTGTTTCTCTCAGGCTTTGTGGCAAACACCGCGCAGGCGCAGGAAGTCTACGGAAACGAGTGGATCGACTATTCCAAGACCTACTACAAGATCAACGTCATAAACACGGGCTTGCACCGCCTCAGCTACGGCTTCCTGGACAGCCTGGAGCTGGAAGGCGTGAATCCGCAGCACCTGCAGCTTTTCCGCAGGGGAAAAGAAGTTGCTATATATATAGCCGGTGAGGCCGATGGCAGGCTGGACACGCAGGATTACGTCGAGTTCTATGGCCAGCGCAACGACGGGGCCCTGGACAGTGAACTATACAAGAACCCGGCCCACCAGGTACACCAGTTCTACAGTTTATATACCGATACCGCCGCCTACTTCCTGACAGTGAACCCCAGCGGAGGCAAGCGCATGCGCGAATCAAATCCGTCCGTCGACGGCCGTACGCCTGAGCCATACCACCTGCAGAAGGCATTTCACATCAACACCGACCGCTTTAACTACGGGAAGGCGTATGATTTACAAAACGGCCTGACAAGGATGCCCTGGCTGGATGAGGGGGAGGGGTACTTTTCGCATAATTCTGTCAATCCCAAGACCTATGAAATTGCCAATATCAGGAATCTGTATACCAGCGGACCCAGGCCATATATAGAATACGCCACCGTTGGAGCAAATCATGAGCAACATAAGCTGAACGTAAAGGTGATTGGCCCGGCAGGCACCCGAAACCTTAATTACTTCGAGTACAAACCATATGGGTTTGCCAGGGACAAGCAGATCATCAATTTCAACGATATTACCGCTGCAGGGAAACTAGTGCTGCAGGTGGCGCCCGTTCCTAACCCGTCGAACAAAAACTCAATTAGCTTTTCTTACGGCATTCTCACCTATCCCCAACAACCTGTTTTCTCCGGTTCTTCCATGTTCCTGTATTCTGATTCGACCAGAAGCGCGAACCCCTTCTACGCACTCTCCAATACGCCCACCACTGCCGTTGCATATGATGTGACCGATCCATATAATACTGTCCGGATTCAAGGACAGCCTGTCGGCCCGTCCAGAGGGTTTGTTCTGGAGGGGATTGGCGGTAATACGCACAAGATCCTCGTTGCAGATGCGGCCAGACCTTTTAAACCGCGGAGAGCTAAGAACTATCTAGTAAGCTTCAGACAGATTAGCCCAGATGATCATAATTATATAATTCTGACCAACAAGCGCCTGATGAAGGTGGCAAGCGGAGGCAGCAGACCCGCTCCCGCTGAGTATGCCGCGTACAGGGCCTCGGAGGCCGGAGGTGGCTATGACACCCTGCTCCTGGATGTGGAAGAGGTGTTTAACCTGTTTCACTACGGTGATTATTCTTCCAATGCCATACGCCGCATGACCAGGTATATGGCCACCTCCGCAAGACCCGTGCAGTTGTTTATCATAGGAAAAGGAGTGAAATATGCAGACCAGGACTATTACTATACGCATTACCTCGGTAAGTTCAGTTACTACCAGGTGGGCGCGCGCCATCCCAGAGCGGCTGAGCTTGACTTGGTGCCCACAGGCATCGTGCCTTCCTCTGACCTGGTCTTCTCGGCTGATTTCAGGAACGGATCCTATGTTCCCGCTGTGCCTACGGGGCGGCTTGCTGTTACCACACCGGAGGCCATCATCGCTTACCTGAACAAAGTGAAAGAGTATGACACCGCGAAAGAGGGAGAACCCTGGCGGAAAAATATTCTGCAGTTGGGGGGAGGCAAAACGACCGCCGAAATTAACCAGATAGCGGGCTACCTGAGGGGATACGCGGCAATTGCCGAGGGACCGCTGCTGGGGGCAAACGTGAAGGAAAGGTACAGGCAGAACGTGAGCGAAGTAGTGGAGGCGGTGAATGTGTCTGAGGAGTTGAACAACGGCCTCTCGCTCCTGACCTTCTTTGGGCACAGTTCGCCGGGTACTACCGACTTAGATATAGGATATGTATCCAGCGCCGTCAATAACTACAACAACAAAGGGAAGTACCCGCTCATCCTGATGAACGGCTGCAACGTCGGAAACTCCTTTATTCCCAATTCGGTATCATTCGGGGAAGACTGGCTGCTCACACCCGATAAAGGGGCCGTCTCGCTCATTGCCCATGTGGATGCAGGATATCCCACGTACCTGAACCTGTACACCAACTATTTCTATAAAGTAGCCTTCCAAGATCCGGAATTCTGGGGCGCAAACCTGGGAGCGGTGCTGCAGGAGACCATAAGGCGCGTGACACAGGCCACGGCAAGCGATCTGGCGACTGCCATGGTGCTGGAGATAGCGCTGCAGGGAGATCCGGCCTTAAGGCCCTATAACCCCAGCAAGCCCGACTACGTGATAAAAGAGTCCGGCTTTGAGGTGACGGGTACCGGTGGCGGTGTAGTGACGGCCTCTGCCGACACATTTAACATATCTTTTGAAGTAGACAACCTGGGGAAAGCCATCCCTGAGCCCATCTACGTGACTGTGAGGCGGACACTGGCTGATAACAGCGTGCTGGAGCAGGACAGCCTCCTGATCGATCCGATTATCAAAGGGCGGACGGTAACGCTGCAACTCCCGAACGCAGGGGTGGAGGCACTGGGGATGAACTCCTTTGAGATTATGCTTGATGGCCCGGATGCGGTAGAGGAGTTGAGCGAGGAGAATAACACCGCCACGTTCCAGTACTTTTTCCCGATCAGCGGCGTCACAACCGTCTATCCCGCCAATTACAGCATTATCGGCTCCGACAATGTAAAGTTGGCGGTGCAGGCGACCGTGCTCAGCGAGAACCAGAATTTTTACTTTGAGTTGGATACAACCACGGCTTTCAACAGCCCGTTCCGGCGGTCGCAGAACGTTGCCAATGCGGAGGTGCCGGTATGGGAGGTCACCTTGCCCAATGCAGCTGAAGACAGCACCGTCTACTACTGGCGGGCACGGTTCACGAACTACGAGGCCGGGCAGGACACCGTCTGGGCGACAAGCTCATTCCGGCACATTGTCGGGGCAAAGGGGGGCTGGTCACAAAGCCACTACGGGCAGTTCCATGATGTGCATGCGGTAGGGTTCGATTCGCTGAAGGAAGACAGCAGGACCTGGCGGTTCACGCCCATCCGGAAATTCATCAACATCAAAACGGCGGGAGGGGACATACGGTACGTTTACTCCCCTTACGGGCTGTACGTGAACGGCAACTCCGAACTGAATGGCGCCTGTGGCAACCCTGCGGGCTCCTCTGTGGGGCGGTTTTATTTCATCGTTTTCAGTAACGTGAATTTAGAGCCCGTGACCTCCCTGCCTGGCCAGACGTTTTGCTCTACACGAATTGAAAACCCATACCTGTTCGATACGGGGGATTTGACGAAGGCAGCAAACGTAGCGAAGATGAAGGCATTTTTAGATGCGGTGCCGGAGGGCTATTACGTGGCAGGCATCAGCATCAACAAAATTCCCTTCAGTGATTACCCTGCGGAGTTCAAGGCGGCTTTCGGTAGCATTGGCTCCAGCCTGATCGATAAACTGACAACAGGCGCGCCGTTCGCCATCGTAGGGCAGAAAGGGGCCGCCGTGGGCACAGCCCAGGAAATGTCAGCAACAGCAGGTAGCGCAACGCCAGTCACTTCACAGGAAATTTCGCTGGACGCTACGCTGCAGTCTGCGAGGGCAGCCGGAACCATCACCTCTGCCGCCATAGGGCCTGCACTGCAGTGGGGCACGCTCTACCACAACATAGAGAGTTACAAGGGCGGCGACGACAAGTATACCCTAAGTGTGGTAGGGGTGGATACGGCAGGGAAGGAGACGGTGCTGGTGGAGGACGTAGCACAGAAGACATTGGATCTGGCTACTATTGATGCAACGCTTTACCCGAACCTCAAGCTGTCTGCTTTGCTTTCGGACTCCACGGCCCGCACGGCACCACAACTGAAGGAGTGGTTTATATACTACGAAGGTGTGCCGGAAGGAGTGGTAAGGCCCGATTTGGTGGAGGTGAGCAGCGAACTGCTGACCAGCCAGGCCGGAGGCGGCAGCATCAAGGTGCCGATGGCCTTCCAGAACATCTCCCAGACCGCCTTCCGCGACTCGCTGACAGTGGAAATCACGCTTACCGGCGACGGCCTGCAGCCCGCCACCTCACGGTTTAAAATAAAGCCCGTGGAAGCGAACGAGACCGTGACGTTTAACCATACCTTGTCTACCCAGGCGCTGGATGGCAACTATAAACTGAGCATGTTCGTGAACCCGCGCCTGCAGCCGGAACTACACTACTTCAACAACATATATGAGGTGGCGTTTAGCGTGAAGTCGAAGTTGCACCCGATCATGGATGTGGCTTTCGACGGGGTGCATATTCTGGACGGGGACCTTGTTTCGCCCTCCCCGGTGATTAGTGTGACGGTGAAAGACGAGAACAGCCATCTATACCTGCAAGACCCCTCGGCCATGTCGCTCATCCTGATCACGCCGGAAGGGCAGGAGCAGGAGGTGTCGCTGCTGAACAACCCGCAGGAGATAAGCTATATGGCCGCCACCGAAGAGAATGACTTCAAACTGGAGTATAAGCCCGCCAAACTGATGGACGGCAAGTATATGTTGGAAGTGCGCGCCCGCGACGCCGCCGGTGTGGCCTCCGGTATATCGCCTTACCGGATTAGCTTTGAGGTGGTGAGCGAGGCCAGTGTCACCAACTTCTACCCCTTCCCGAACCCGTTCTCCACCAAAACCAATTTCATCTTCACGCTCACGGGCAGCACCATTCCGGAGCACATGAAAATCCAGATACTGACGGTGACGGGCAAGGTGGTGCGGGAAATCATGAAGGAGGAACTGGGGCCGCTGCGCATCGGCAACAACAAAACCGAGTATGCCTGGGACGGCACAGATGCCTACGGTGATAAACTGGCAAACGGCGTGTACCTCTACCGCGTGGTGATGAGCAGGATAGACGAGGAAATGAAGCACCGCAACACCTTCGGCGACGGCGCTTTCAAAAACGGATATGGCAAGCTATATATCCTGAGGTAA
- a CDS encoding dihydrofolate reductase: MTAIVVAAAENNVIGKDNGLIWHLPADLRHFKQITMGHPILMGRKTYESIGKPLPGRTSVIVTSQEDYVADGCIVANSLQEALEEAKALDENVYIIGGAEIYRQALPLTDTIYLTRLHHTFDGDVYFPELNDEEWETVAREHHAPDEKNKYRYSFLTLRRK, from the coding sequence ATGACAGCAATCGTGGTAGCCGCCGCCGAAAACAATGTGATTGGCAAAGACAATGGCCTGATATGGCACCTCCCCGCCGACCTGCGCCATTTCAAGCAGATTACGATGGGGCACCCCATCCTGATGGGCCGCAAAACCTATGAGTCCATCGGGAAGCCGCTGCCCGGCCGAACTTCTGTTATCGTGACATCCCAGGAAGATTATGTCGCGGATGGCTGTATCGTGGCGAATTCGTTGCAGGAGGCGCTGGAGGAGGCAAAAGCTTTGGACGAAAATGTCTATATCATTGGCGGCGCGGAGATATATAGGCAGGCCCTGCCGCTCACCGACACCATCTACCTTACCCGCCTCCACCATACGTTCGACGGAGACGTATATTTTCCTGAACTGAACGATGAAGAGTGGGAGACGGTGGCGCGGGAGCACCACGCGCCGGATGAAAAGAATAAATACCGCTACAGCTTCCTGACGCTCAGGCGGAAGTAG